A stretch of DNA from Methanogenium sp. S4BF:
TCAATCGGACTTGACCAGATGGATCCTGATCCTTACTTTCAACCCAATCCCCATCCGTGAAAATTCCTTCACTTGATGTCAAGTTAACTATAGAATATTGAATACTTTCTTTATTATTCTCAATTATATTCAATCATCACGCCTCCGCAACAAACAGTTCCCGTTCCAGTCCCTGACATATGCCAATGAACGCCCTGAGATCGCCCTCGTCAAACATCGGCAGCGGTGCGTTGATGCCAAAATTGGTGAACGGGGCATCCCAGAGATCTCTCATTTCTATATGCTTTTTGCGCATAAATACCGTCTGAATCGTCCTGATGAAGTGGAGCTGGTCGGCGGTGTAGTGCTTGTTGTTCTCAGCAATGAAGGTCTGGAACGCCTCCTCGATCTGCTCTTTCGGGTCGGGTGCCTTGTAGAGTCCCAACACAGATTTGATGAAATCAACAAGCGTCCCCCGTGGCTGCCGGTAGCCTTTCTGCAGGACTTCCCCGGTGATGTCCACCCCTGCCTCGGTGAGGGTCTCCTCAAGACGGGAGAGGTCGGTCTCCGTGATTGTCTCATCGTTTGCGATCTTTTGGATGACCGGGTCTTCGGTTGCCATCTCGCGGATTCGTTCTTCCACCTTCTTGACAAACGCGGTGACATAGGGAGGGGTGTCCTCGTTCACCTCCCAGATGCTGCGTTCCTCAATCACATCGCCCATGTCGATGACAATCGTCTGGGGCGTCTCCTTGGACATATACTTCATCAGCGGTGCGATATCAGAAACAAGCATCCGGGTATCCTCGAACGAGACACCCTTCCAGAACGATCGGGAGAGCACGTCATCCAGTTGCTCTTCCTTCTGCCGGACTTTTTCGAGGTTGCGGGGGAGGAGGTCAACCATCTCAGCGATGGCCTTCTTCTGCCGCTCTATCTCCTTGTCATTCCCTTCTAAGACAGCAAGCGCAAGCCGTTCGGTCTTGATCGTAAAGGACGCCTCCTTGAGATTGACACCCGTCTGGTAGCGCATCAGGGGCATCATATGGGATGTCAGGTATTCAACCGGGTCAACGGCAATATTGTCCCAGAGTTTGGGAGAGAGTGCTTTTGCAATCTCCTGTTCGTGTTCCCGCACACTCACGGAGTCGGAAGGCAGGGCACGGATATCGTCCTCAATTTTTGCCCGGATCACCGCAGCACGTTCCCCATCTCCCGCCTGTATCAACCGGTCAAGCTGCTTTACCCGCAGGAGAAAGATCCGACTGGTAATAGCTTCGATGGGTTCGTTCTTCACCCCTTCCGGGTTCATGTTCCAGTAATCAAAGTTGTTCCAGAAATCGAAGACCTTGAAATACTCCTTCTTCCCGTTCGGGAGCCAGTCACGGTGTTTGCAGGCCGCATCCGCCCTTGTCCCCCTCCCTAGCATCTGCCAGAACTTGATCCTGGAGAAGACCGGTTTTGCAAAGACAAGGTTGCAGACCTCCGGTACGTCAATGCCGGTGTCCAGCATGTCGACCGATATGGCAACACGGGGGAATGACTCCTTCTCAAAGTCATGGATGAGTGCCTGTGCACGGGAATCCTCAGAGACAATAATGCGTGCGAGGTTCCCCTTGTATTCAGGATAGAGGTCATTGAACGCCTCATGAAGCCGGTTCGCATGCTTCTTTGATATCGCAAAGAAGATCGTCTTCGCAGGAAGTGTGCCAGTCTCATCCATCTGGCAGTTATCCATGAACTCCCGGACAATTGCTTCAGACGTGCCCTTCACCGCGATCTTCTTCTCCAGAACAGAGCCATCGAAATCGATCTCGTCCGGGTCGATGCCCTGCTCGATGAGGCGGTTACGTTCGGTCTCGCTCAGGTCTGAGGGCTTCACCCCTTCAATCTGGAAGTGCGTCTGCGCACCCATGATATTCTTGCGGAAGTCACAGAGGATACCGTCTCGCACTGCCTCCTCATATGAGTAGAGAGCGGTTGGTGCCTGATCATCACACTGGAAGAACCGGAAGGTGTCACGGTCAACAAGGTCTGCCGGTGTTGCAGTCAGCCCGATCTGGATGGCATCCAGATACGTGAAGACATCCCGCCATTTATTGTATATACTGCGGTGTGCCTCATCTGAGATGATGAGGTCAAACTCACCAGGCGAGATAAGATACTGCCCGTTCTCATCTTTTTGGGTATAGATCTCCTGAAACGTCTGGATGGTGGAGACATAGAGCCGCTTCTCCTTGTTGAAGTTGCCGTGCAGGATTTTGTCCTTCGCCTCCTGCGGGAAGAACTCCTGAAACCCTTTGTTCCATGCCTGATCCCGCAGTGCCTTTCTGTCTGCGAGGAAGAGCACCCGGTGAGCACGGTTCTCCTGCATCAGGGCATCGATAATTGCCATCGCGACACGAGTCTTGCCCGTGCCCGTTGCCATCACAATCAACGCCTTCCGGTGTCCCTTCTGGATGTGCTCCACTATCCGTTTGACATTCTCGATACTCTTCGGGCGGTCAACAATATCGGTATTGACTCCTCTTGGTGTGTCCGGCTGAACCTGCTCGTTCTGGAAGCGAAGCCGCTCAAGGTCTTTGCGGGCGTAGAACCCGGTCACCAGACGGGGAGGATACCGCTGCCGATCCCAGAACCAGATCTCATAACCGTTTGTGAGAAAAATGAAGACATCCCGGCCCGTTTGCCTTTTGATGTCGTCTGCATATTTTTCTGCCTGCTTTTGACCGATATTGGGGTCTTTTGATGTCCGCTTTGCCTCGATGATGGCAAGGGGATTATTCAGACTGTCCAGCAGGAGATAGTCAGCATATTTACTCTCACGATCATTCTTGAGTGTTTCATCAACAGTTTTGTAGGAACAGGCATTGAAATCAGACTGCTTTGTATCAACCTCAGGGATGACATGCGAACGACTGTTCACATCCCAGCCCTGCTCCCTGAGTTGGACATCAATCTTTTGTTTCCTCGTCTGATGTTCATTGAGATCCATGCGTTACTCCATTGTGGATAGATATTAAATGAAAAGTTTATTCAAGTCAATAATTGACTCGTTTGGCACCATACATCAATGTTATGGAATCTGTTTGATATTGCTCAATAATATCAACAATACTTCAACGTCAACACCACAAATTGGTTGAATTACCTCAACAG
This window harbors:
- a CDS encoding DEAD/DEAH box helicase family protein → MDLNEHQTRKQKIDVQLREQGWDVNSRSHVIPEVDTKQSDFNACSYKTVDETLKNDRESKYADYLLLDSLNNPLAIIEAKRTSKDPNIGQKQAEKYADDIKRQTGRDVFIFLTNGYEIWFWDRQRYPPRLVTGFYARKDLERLRFQNEQVQPDTPRGVNTDIVDRPKSIENVKRIVEHIQKGHRKALIVMATGTGKTRVAMAIIDALMQENRAHRVLFLADRKALRDQAWNKGFQEFFPQEAKDKILHGNFNKEKRLYVSTIQTFQEIYTQKDENGQYLISPGEFDLIISDEAHRSIYNKWRDVFTYLDAIQIGLTATPADLVDRDTFRFFQCDDQAPTALYSYEEAVRDGILCDFRKNIMGAQTHFQIEGVKPSDLSETERNRLIEQGIDPDEIDFDGSVLEKKIAVKGTSEAIVREFMDNCQMDETGTLPAKTIFFAISKKHANRLHEAFNDLYPEYKGNLARIIVSEDSRAQALIHDFEKESFPRVAISVDMLDTGIDVPEVCNLVFAKPVFSRIKFWQMLGRGTRADAACKHRDWLPNGKKEYFKVFDFWNNFDYWNMNPEGVKNEPIEAITSRIFLLRVKQLDRLIQAGDGERAAVIRAKIEDDIRALPSDSVSVREHEQEIAKALSPKLWDNIAVDPVEYLTSHMMPLMRYQTGVNLKEASFTIKTERLALAVLEGNDKEIERQKKAIAEMVDLLPRNLEKVRQKEEQLDDVLSRSFWKGVSFEDTRMLVSDIAPLMKYMSKETPQTIVIDMGDVIEERSIWEVNEDTPPYVTAFVKKVEERIREMATEDPVIQKIANDETITETDLSRLEETLTEAGVDITGEVLQKGYRQPRGTLVDFIKSVLGLYKAPDPKEQIEEAFQTFIAENNKHYTADQLHFIRTIQTVFMRKKHIEMRDLWDAPFTNFGINAPLPMFDEGDLRAFIGICQGLERELFVAEA